The following coding sequences are from one Pelagovum sp. HNIBRBA483 window:
- a CDS encoding transglycosylase SLT domain-containing protein, protein MVLWRFARAAASILICCLLGQQAFSSTVPTRENLCLTAAANAAAASQVPEAILIALTRSESSHLGSPWPWALNIDGQGHWPEDAFQAQRLIASARGSGARSIDVGCFQINQYWHGANFPSVAAMLDPETNAAYAAAFLLRLYREKGTWPAAIAAYHSRTPEIGQRYLARFETFYEAERRLPPRATPPTRARAPQHDRRLLSRRAAALFSLSGRRIASAGSLVPVAGGEDN, encoded by the coding sequence ATGGTTCTTTGGCGGTTTGCACGAGCTGCGGCCAGTATTCTGATCTGCTGTCTTCTTGGGCAGCAGGCTTTCAGCAGCACAGTACCCACGCGCGAGAACCTTTGCCTTACCGCCGCGGCAAATGCCGCCGCTGCATCACAAGTGCCCGAGGCAATTTTGATTGCCCTTACGCGCTCCGAAAGCAGCCACCTCGGTTCACCTTGGCCATGGGCCCTCAATATCGACGGTCAAGGCCACTGGCCGGAGGACGCATTTCAAGCGCAGCGGCTCATCGCGTCGGCGCGCGGCTCTGGCGCCCGCTCGATTGATGTGGGTTGTTTTCAGATCAATCAGTATTGGCATGGCGCCAATTTCCCCTCGGTGGCGGCAATGCTCGATCCGGAAACGAACGCAGCCTACGCAGCTGCGTTCTTGCTGCGCTTATACCGTGAAAAGGGAACGTGGCCTGCCGCAATCGCCGCCTATCACTCGCGCACGCCAGAAATCGGTCAGCGCTATCTCGCGCGGTTTGAAACTTTTTACGAAGCGGAAAGGAGGCTTCCACCGCGTGCCACCCCACCAACGCGCGCTCGTGCGCCACAGCATGACCGGCGGCTCCTTTCAAGGCGGGCCGCGGCGCTTTTCAGCCTGAGCGGGCGGCGCATCGCCTCTGCCGGATCGCTCGTGCCGGTCGCCGGCGGGGAGGATAATTAG